Proteins from one Acidiphilium multivorum AIU301 genomic window:
- a CDS encoding COQ9 family protein, whose translation MNEMAMTGEDEVRADDDALLRALVEEVPFDGWTRTALRRALARLGRDPDEAELLFEGGAPAMIEAWTALVDRDMEDAAGTIAETRLAARVRALILLRLDRVAPHREAIRRALAILALPRNAALAARITGRTVDAIWHAAGDRSADFSWYTKRAILAAVYSTTLLYWLRDASENGEDTRAFLDRRLAGVALITRTRKRIESRLAGLRRGPMRAGPSPSA comes from the coding sequence CCCTGGTCGAGGAGGTGCCGTTCGATGGCTGGACGCGCACCGCCCTGCGGCGGGCGCTGGCGCGGCTCGGCCGCGATCCCGACGAGGCGGAGCTGCTGTTCGAGGGCGGCGCGCCGGCGATGATTGAGGCCTGGACCGCGCTCGTCGACCGGGACATGGAGGATGCGGCCGGCACGATTGCCGAAACCCGGCTTGCGGCGCGGGTGCGGGCGCTCATCCTGCTCCGGCTCGATCGCGTGGCGCCGCATCGCGAGGCGATCCGCCGCGCCCTCGCCATTCTCGCCCTGCCGCGCAACGCGGCGCTGGCGGCGCGGATCACCGGCCGCACGGTGGATGCGATCTGGCATGCGGCGGGCGACCGCTCCGCCGATTTCTCCTGGTATACGAAGCGGGCGATCCTTGCCGCGGTCTATTCGACGACGCTGCTCTACTGGCTGCGCGATGCCTCGGAGAACGGGGAGGACACCAGGGCGTTCCTCGACCGGCGGCTGGCCGGCGTCGCGCTGATCACCCGCACCCGCAAGCGCATCGAATCGCGGCTTGCCGGGCTGCGGCGCGGCCCTATGCGCGCAGGCCCATCGCCGTCCGCATGA
- a CDS encoding UbiH/UbiF/VisC/COQ6 family ubiquinone biosynthesis hydroxylase, producing the protein MTNDTADVAIIGAGPVGAALALRLAAGGQRVVLVDRAALPPMEHPDFDGRAYAIAYGSRDLLDRAGLWDRLPFPPCPIERIRVSDGKPGRPPSPLFLDFDHRDVGDEPFGWIVEARSLRMAINRALADSAVILHAPATARVTRDADGATVAIADGPSYRVNLVVAADGRGSTLRAEAGIAVTRYPYRQSAVVCAVEHERPHHNVALEHFLPGGPFAQLPMSDADGAHLSAIVFTESHANAARLAAMDDPRFTIEVARRLGAHLGRIRLVGRRWTYPLSALHAHRYHATRLVLVGDSAHGVHPIAGQGLNLGLQDGIALAELIDAAADPGSPDLLARYQRIRRPANIAMLAATDALDRLFSTDLPPVRLVRDIGLAAVNRMPRLKRRFMRTAMGLRA; encoded by the coding sequence ATGACGAACGACACAGCGGATGTCGCAATCATCGGGGCGGGGCCGGTCGGGGCGGCGCTTGCCCTGCGCCTCGCTGCCGGCGGGCAGCGGGTCGTGCTCGTCGACCGGGCGGCGCTGCCGCCGATGGAACATCCGGATTTCGATGGCCGCGCCTATGCCATCGCCTACGGCTCCCGCGACCTGCTCGACCGTGCCGGGCTATGGGACCGCTTGCCCTTTCCGCCCTGCCCGATCGAACGCATCCGCGTCTCGGACGGCAAGCCGGGCCGCCCGCCCTCGCCGCTGTTTCTCGATTTCGATCATCGCGATGTCGGCGACGAGCCGTTCGGCTGGATTGTCGAAGCCCGCTCGCTGCGCATGGCGATCAACCGCGCCCTCGCCGACTCGGCGGTGATCCTGCACGCCCCGGCCACCGCGCGCGTCACCCGCGATGCCGATGGCGCCACGGTCGCGATCGCCGACGGGCCGAGCTATCGCGTGAACCTGGTGGTCGCCGCCGACGGTCGGGGCAGCACGCTGCGCGCCGAGGCCGGCATCGCCGTCACCCGCTATCCCTATCGTCAGAGCGCCGTGGTCTGTGCCGTGGAACACGAACGGCCGCACCACAACGTGGCGCTCGAGCACTTCCTGCCGGGCGGGCCCTTCGCGCAACTGCCGATGAGCGATGCCGATGGCGCCCACCTGTCCGCCATCGTCTTCACCGAAAGCCACGCCAATGCCGCGCGCCTCGCGGCAATGGACGATCCGCGATTCACCATCGAGGTCGCGCGGCGGCTCGGCGCGCATCTCGGCCGCATCCGGCTGGTGGGGCGGCGCTGGACCTATCCGCTCTCGGCGCTGCACGCCCACCGCTATCATGCGACCCGGCTGGTTCTCGTCGGCGATTCCGCGCACGGCGTGCACCCGATCGCCGGCCAGGGGCTCAATCTCGGCCTGCAGGACGGCATCGCGCTGGCCGAGCTGATCGACGCGGCCGCCGATCCGGGCAGCCCGGACCTGCTGGCGCGCTATCAGCGCATCCGCCGGCCGGCCAACATCGCCATGCTCGCCGCGACCGACGCACTCGACCGCCTGTTTTCGACCGACCTGCCGCCGGTGCGCCTCGTGCGCGATATCGGGCTCGCCGCGGTGAACCGGATGCCCCGGCTCAAGCGCCGCTTCATGCGGACGGCGATGGGCCTGCGCGCATAG
- a CDS encoding ammonium transporter — protein sequence MGTFLGIMGWNAAAFADTAPKLDSGDTAWMLTSSVLVLMMTVPGLALYYGGLLRRKNILAMLMQCFFATALISVLWVVIGYSLAFTKGNPFIGGLSQVMLMGDGTGTLSGTIPETVFCMFQCTFAIITPVLILGGPADRLKFSSAMVFLGVWLIAVYAPIAHMVWGPGGFLGGQGVLDFAGGTVVHINSATAGLIAAIMVGKRTGYGSVNMAPADLGYTLVGASLLWVGWFGFNAGSALTSGGQAGYAMINTHLATAAAVLSWTLVEWMIKGKPSLLGAVSGAVAGLVAITPACGFVPVGGALVIGLVAGVVCFWGVTGFKRMFGYDDALDVWGVHGLGGIAGALLTGVFAVKSIGGTNGLLAGNPHQMVLQAEGIVVTLLYSGIVSYVILKIIDVTMGLRVSPDAEREGLDISEHGEVLQHGY from the coding sequence ATGGGCACTTTCCTCGGGATCATGGGCTGGAACGCCGCGGCCTTCGCGGATACGGCGCCGAAGCTGGATTCGGGGGACACGGCCTGGATGCTGACGTCCTCGGTCCTGGTGCTGATGATGACGGTGCCCGGCCTTGCCCTTTATTATGGCGGCCTGCTGCGCCGGAAGAACATCCTGGCGATGCTGATGCAGTGCTTCTTCGCCACCGCGCTGATTTCGGTGCTCTGGGTGGTGATCGGCTACTCGCTCGCCTTCACGAAGGGCAATCCGTTCATCGGCGGCCTGTCGCAGGTGATGCTGATGGGGGATGGCACGGGCACGCTGTCGGGCACGATTCCGGAGACGGTGTTCTGCATGTTCCAGTGCACCTTCGCGATCATCACGCCGGTGCTCATCCTCGGCGGACCGGCCGACCGGCTCAAGTTCTCCTCGGCCATGGTCTTTCTCGGCGTATGGCTGATCGCGGTCTATGCGCCGATCGCGCACATGGTGTGGGGGCCGGGCGGATTCCTCGGCGGCCAGGGAGTGCTCGACTTCGCCGGCGGCACGGTGGTGCACATCAATTCGGCAACGGCGGGACTGATCGCGGCCATCATGGTCGGCAAGCGGACGGGATATGGCAGCGTCAACATGGCGCCGGCCGATCTCGGCTACACGCTGGTCGGCGCCTCGCTGCTCTGGGTCGGCTGGTTCGGGTTCAATGCCGGCTCGGCGCTCACCTCGGGCGGCCAGGCGGGCTATGCGATGATCAATACCCATCTCGCGACCGCCGCGGCGGTTCTCTCGTGGACGCTCGTGGAGTGGATGATCAAGGGCAAGCCGAGCCTGCTCGGCGCCGTTTCGGGCGCGGTGGCCGGCCTCGTCGCCATCACCCCGGCCTGCGGCTTCGTGCCGGTCGGCGGGGCGCTGGTCATCGGCCTTGTCGCCGGCGTCGTCTGCTTCTGGGGGGTGACCGGGTTCAAGCGCATGTTCGGATACGACGACGCGCTCGATGTCTGGGGCGTGCACGGTCTCGGCGGCATTGCCGGCGCGCTGCTCACCGGTGTTTTCGCGGTGAAGTCGATCGGCGGCACCAACGGCCTGCTGGCCGGCAATCCGCACCAGATGGTGCTGCAGGCGGAGGGGATCGTCGTCACGCTGCTCTACAGCGGCATCGTCTCCTATGTGATCCTGAAGATCATCGACGTCACGATGGGTCTGCGCGTGTCGCCGGACGCCGAGCGCGAGGGGCTCGACATTTCCGAGCACGGCGAGGTGCTGCAGCACGGCTACTGA